From Phaeocystidibacter marisrubri, the proteins below share one genomic window:
- a CDS encoding LytR/AlgR family response regulator transcription factor, which produces MMYAKSLRILIVEDERIVAESIKGMLLDLGHFPVGIANSTAKAEEWIYTGGFDLAMLDVNLKSGEEGIHIAKLLYEKQIPFFFLTSYSDSSTLQKAKAVRPGAYVVKPFTEKDLFVAIEMTTMDLHAESMPSIVVRKGNAYSRVNVDEIRFVKAENIYTELHTADKTWLKRSSLKVLLEELEDSNFLQTHRSYAVNLNHVTGWSSKSLSVGEVEIPVSRRHWDDIKHILEDRFPK; this is translated from the coding sequence ATGATGTACGCTAAGAGTCTCAGAATACTCATTGTTGAAGATGAGCGCATTGTTGCAGAATCCATAAAAGGGATGCTGTTAGACTTGGGGCATTTTCCGGTGGGAATTGCCAATTCAACTGCCAAGGCTGAAGAGTGGATTTACACGGGAGGCTTTGACTTGGCTATGCTTGATGTCAATCTCAAGAGTGGAGAAGAGGGAATTCACATTGCTAAATTGCTGTATGAGAAGCAGATTCCATTCTTCTTTTTAACGTCGTATTCCGATTCTTCTACCTTACAAAAAGCAAAAGCAGTACGTCCCGGAGCTTATGTGGTGAAACCATTTACAGAAAAGGATCTGTTTGTGGCCATTGAGATGACCACCATGGATTTGCACGCTGAATCTATGCCTTCTATTGTTGTAAGAAAGGGCAATGCCTATTCCCGAGTGAATGTGGATGAGATTCGCTTTGTGAAGGCTGAGAATATCTACACGGAACTTCACACAGCCGATAAGACTTGGCTGAAGCGCAGTTCACTCAAGGTTTTATTGGAGGAATTAGAGGATTCTAATTTCCTGCAAACTCATCGATCTTATGCCGTCAACTTGAATCATGTTACGGGGTGGTCTTCCAAGAGTTTGAGTGTAGGGGAGGTTGAAATCCCCGTGTCCAGACGTCATTGGGATGATATAAAGCACATTCTTGAAGATCGATTCCCTAAGTAG
- a CDS encoding sensor histidine kinase: MKIDLTFTLLLSLSLSFSTHAQESFDQRQLDVYFHPQQWVADTSMSNFEDGYLKSLANYLIGDFDLSERILKRAAVNDSTVTPSLQVYRYLLLCKIYRSKGQYVFSLDMLSEALSIATEEGDPQLLSKVYVEYMEQLRATHQYDEALNYVPLLQELEPEMNPETRIRFWHRYAAVLLEMGNHEYEKSDELLQKAIRWSDSLNLPWHSAAANLDYGYVHYNNRVNGKYYLDPMQYFRKSYRLNDQLGHLVDRTSALHNMARYYLLDEKYDSADYCLLKMLRPAVRHNWVSVQANVWDSRGVVFEAQGDYDSALFAIRKYHDLKMLEYRDNNSNLIAEMSAKLGAVSARNALLESENQRFQTSQLLTKESRMKKIFIGMNILLITLIAIIIYLFLQQKKNLKKLTEQGVQIERTNNRLTKTLEQKDMIYRELHHRVKNNLANLSGLIYLQERSLASEEAKSALMETRNRIQAMSVIHEGLYQTDDIVQIQLQSYFEDLLMRLLSVYEDEKLRIDWVVDCEEMTLSIESALPLAMIINELLTNSLKYAFKENRKGVLRIEGSMDEVGNWWVSVTDDGPGIPSTFDLAANKTLGMSLVQILSEDIGASFEYVYENQLSRSIVRYNGNDVR; the protein is encoded by the coding sequence GTGAAAATTGACCTGACCTTCACACTGTTATTAAGTCTCAGTCTATCCTTTAGTACTCACGCGCAAGAGTCATTTGATCAGAGACAATTAGATGTTTATTTCCATCCACAGCAGTGGGTGGCAGATACCTCTATGTCTAATTTTGAGGATGGATATTTGAAGTCTTTGGCGAATTATCTCATCGGAGATTTCGACTTATCAGAGCGGATATTAAAACGTGCAGCGGTAAACGACTCAACAGTTACACCTAGCCTACAAGTTTACCGATACCTATTACTTTGTAAAATCTATCGATCGAAAGGACAATATGTCTTTTCCCTCGATATGCTTTCCGAAGCGCTCTCTATTGCCACAGAAGAAGGCGATCCTCAATTGTTGAGCAAAGTGTATGTAGAATACATGGAGCAACTCCGTGCAACGCATCAATACGATGAAGCTCTCAATTACGTACCGCTCTTGCAGGAATTGGAGCCAGAAATGAATCCAGAAACCCGCATTCGATTTTGGCATCGGTATGCCGCGGTGCTTCTAGAAATGGGCAATCATGAATACGAGAAGTCGGATGAGCTCCTTCAGAAGGCCATTCGCTGGAGTGATAGTTTGAACCTCCCTTGGCACAGTGCGGCAGCGAACTTAGACTATGGATATGTTCATTACAACAACCGAGTAAATGGAAAGTATTACTTGGATCCGATGCAGTATTTCCGCAAGTCTTATCGACTCAATGATCAGCTTGGACATTTGGTAGATCGGACCAGTGCGTTGCACAACATGGCGAGGTACTATTTGTTGGATGAGAAATACGACAGCGCAGATTATTGCTTGTTGAAGATGCTTCGTCCAGCGGTGAGACACAATTGGGTGAGTGTTCAAGCAAATGTTTGGGATTCTCGAGGGGTAGTTTTTGAAGCTCAAGGAGATTACGATTCGGCACTGTTTGCCATCCGAAAGTATCACGACTTAAAGATGCTGGAGTATCGAGATAACAACAGTAATCTCATCGCGGAAATGTCCGCTAAATTAGGTGCAGTTTCCGCTCGAAACGCTTTACTTGAATCAGAAAACCAACGTTTCCAAACGTCACAGCTCTTAACGAAAGAATCCAGGATGAAGAAGATATTCATCGGAATGAATATTCTCTTGATCACCTTGATTGCTATCATTATTTACCTCTTCCTTCAACAAAAGAAGAACCTCAAAAAACTCACGGAGCAAGGGGTACAGATTGAACGAACCAATAACAGGTTAACCAAGACCTTGGAGCAGAAGGATATGATCTATCGCGAACTCCATCATCGCGTGAAGAACAACTTGGCCAATTTGAGTGGTCTTATCTATCTCCAAGAAAGATCGCTTGCATCGGAAGAGGCGAAGAGCGCACTCATGGAGACGAGAAACCGTATTCAGGCTATGTCTGTGATTCACGAAGGGTTGTATCAAACGGATGACATCGTTCAGATTCAACTTCAATCCTACTTTGAAGACCTCTTAATGCGATTATTGTCAGTTTATGAGGATGAGAAACTCAGAATTGATTGGGTGGTTGATTGTGAAGAAATGACACTTAGTATTGAGTCGGCCTTACCTCTGGCCATGATCATCAATGAACTTCTAACCAACTCTCTCAAGTATGCCTTCAAAGAGAACAGAAAGGGTGTGCTTCGAATTGAGGGAAGTATGGATGAAGTTGGAAATTGGTGGGTTTCTGTTACCGATGATGGCCCAGGGATACCTTCAACCTTTGATTTGGCAGCGAATAAAACTCTCGGCATGTCCTTAGTTCAAATTCTTTCAGAAGACATAGGAGCCTCTTTTGAATACGTCTATGAGAACCAGCTCTCTAGATCTATAGTTAGATATAATGGGAATGATGTACGCTAA
- a CDS encoding YaiO family outer membrane beta-barrel protein, which yields MNRLFITVLFLVISPLAWAQVNADSLFLVAKHHVEIGEFGEAREILKPALEAYPDYHDIRVYIGRTHAWEGDYSTARAYYEATLQRDSTFGAAWVALGDIDLWQKNYETALSDMETGLTSVSDSTSRNEMKIRKANALFQLREYRHTLDALDGAYGPRADRLRQSTLLRLVNNSVDLTGTAEFFSDVYDNMYYTTLQAGQSTKYGVGIIRINSATRFGETGIQGEIDLYPRITDNVYGYLNYGYSSNENVFPEHRFGAEIYSAVGNRFEASLGIRNLYFGPDASVTMYTASLSYYYSKYFFSIRPFLTPQDNGTDVSVAFLARRYLKNDSRSWLTVKANIGFSPDARRIQVGAGESVSILQTTQIGAEWQQALSTNWVVILGFNFTQQELPFDPGSFVSIYAPTLGIKRLL from the coding sequence ATGAATCGACTATTCATCACCGTCCTTTTCCTTGTAATTTCACCTCTTGCCTGGGCGCAAGTGAATGCCGACAGCCTTTTCCTAGTAGCAAAGCATCATGTAGAAATTGGCGAGTTCGGCGAGGCTCGCGAGATCTTGAAACCCGCTCTGGAAGCCTACCCGGATTATCACGACATTCGGGTGTATATAGGTAGAACTCATGCCTGGGAAGGAGATTATTCAACCGCCCGTGCCTACTACGAAGCTACCCTTCAACGCGATTCAACATTTGGAGCTGCATGGGTGGCTTTGGGAGATATTGACCTCTGGCAAAAGAACTATGAAACGGCCCTTTCCGATATGGAAACGGGACTGACTAGCGTTTCGGATTCCACCTCGAGAAATGAGATGAAAATCAGAAAGGCCAATGCCTTGTTTCAACTGCGAGAGTATCGCCACACTTTGGACGCCCTAGACGGCGCGTATGGCCCTAGAGCAGATCGACTCCGTCAAAGTACACTCCTTCGATTAGTGAATAACAGTGTTGACCTAACCGGTACTGCAGAATTCTTCAGCGACGTGTACGACAACATGTACTACACCACACTTCAAGCAGGGCAAAGCACTAAATACGGAGTGGGAATCATTCGCATCAATAGCGCTACACGATTTGGAGAAACAGGCATTCAAGGAGAAATCGATCTCTACCCAAGAATCACCGACAACGTGTACGGATATCTCAATTACGGATATTCATCCAACGAAAATGTATTCCCTGAACATCGCTTTGGTGCAGAAATCTATTCTGCTGTTGGGAACCGATTTGAAGCCTCACTTGGTATTCGAAACCTCTATTTTGGTCCGGATGCCTCCGTTACCATGTACACCGCATCACTTAGCTACTACTACAGCAAGTACTTTTTCAGCATTCGCCCTTTCCTCACACCCCAAGACAATGGTACCGATGTCAGCGTAGCTTTTCTCGCCCGCCGGTACCTGAAGAATGACAGTAGAAGCTGGTTGACAGTGAAGGCGAACATAGGCTTCTCGCCTGATGCACGACGAATTCAAGTGGGTGCTGGAGAAAGTGTTTCCATTCTTCAAACCACACAAATTGGTGCTGAATGGCAGCAGGCGTTGTCTACCAATTGGGTTGTAATTCTCGGGTTTAACTTCACCCAACAAGAATTGCCATTTGATCCGGGATCATTTGTTTCCATCTACGCTCCAACTCTGGGAATCAAAAGGTTACTCTAA
- a CDS encoding alpha/beta hydrolase — MNNNADISSNATPSFQIPKAYLRYVSILEFFSFKLAAAEITNRFFTPIPFKTPKREIPFIEQSKVEVIPVGKRQATLHTYGSGSKTAVFIHGWSGRGSQAYALAPVLVEAGYKVVAVTAPAHGDNPGKRTHMLQFADALKATGEHIGQIDALLAHSIGGAAAFNAVATGLDVKDLVILGAPSSILDVIDDFCTRLQLDDRYKKYIEHHLETHFYEDVEALSPRRRAAEISGIRGLIVHDKQDIDVGYEQAEALHQTWSGSKLLLTEGLGHRRILSDETVLNTVVEFLTSN, encoded by the coding sequence ATGAATAATAATGCCGACATAAGTTCGAACGCCACACCCAGCTTTCAAATCCCCAAAGCCTATTTGAGGTATGTTTCGATCTTAGAGTTTTTCAGCTTTAAACTTGCCGCTGCAGAGATCACCAACCGATTCTTCACGCCAATTCCGTTTAAAACTCCAAAGAGAGAAATTCCATTCATCGAGCAATCGAAAGTGGAAGTTATTCCTGTTGGAAAACGACAAGCCACACTTCACACTTACGGCAGTGGAAGTAAAACAGCTGTATTCATACACGGATGGTCGGGACGCGGGTCTCAAGCGTATGCTCTTGCCCCTGTTTTGGTGGAAGCTGGTTACAAGGTCGTAGCTGTAACCGCCCCTGCCCACGGTGACAATCCTGGAAAGAGAACGCACATGTTACAATTTGCCGACGCTTTAAAAGCCACAGGAGAACACATTGGACAAATTGATGCGCTCCTTGCTCACAGCATCGGTGGAGCTGCTGCCTTTAATGCAGTGGCAACAGGTCTCGATGTAAAAGATTTAGTCATTCTAGGAGCTCCCTCTTCTATCCTAGATGTTATTGATGATTTCTGCACCCGACTTCAATTGGATGATCGATACAAGAAGTACATTGAGCACCACTTGGAAACCCATTTCTACGAAGATGTAGAGGCGCTATCTCCACGAAGAAGAGCTGCGGAAATATCAGGAATTCGAGGACTCATTGTTCACGACAAACAAGACATTGATGTGGGATACGAACAGGCAGAAGCGCTGCATCAAACATGGAGCGGCTCTAAGCTCTTACTCACTGAAGGATTGGGCCACAGGAGAATTTTAAGTGATGAAACGGTACTGAATACGGTTGTGGAGTTCCTTACTTCAAATTAA
- a CDS encoding winged helix-turn-helix transcriptional regulator, which translates to MKKKASINATPICRVRMQAISDAMSLLSGKWKFHILGTLIEGNTLGFMDLMREIDGIGTKMLSKELQDLEMNNLVSRTVMNTKPITVQYSITEYGKTLSPLIDELANWGSVYRKSVFGTEE; encoded by the coding sequence ATGAAAAAGAAAGCGAGTATAAACGCAACCCCCATCTGCCGCGTCAGGATGCAGGCCATTAGTGATGCCATGAGTCTTCTATCTGGAAAATGGAAATTCCATATTCTGGGAACCTTGATAGAAGGCAACACGTTGGGCTTTATGGATCTGATGCGTGAAATAGACGGTATCGGAACCAAAATGCTTTCCAAGGAACTTCAGGATTTAGAGATGAATAACCTGGTAAGTAGAACGGTGATGAATACCAAGCCGATAACGGTTCAATACTCCATCACCGAGTACGGGAAGACGCTTTCGCCCTTGATTGATGAACTGGCAAATTGGGGGAGTGTATATCGAAAGTCGGTTTTTGGAACGGAAGAGTAG
- a CDS encoding ClpXP adapter SpxH family protein, with protein sequence MNENNPLICDPESGICEMPISNDSSAESSSLQAQTKPIKIIYYTDPICSSCWGIEPQLRKLKLEYGDYIDIEYRMGGLLPDWSYNSGGISKPSDVAHHWDEVSVYYDMPIDGDLWLEDPLSSSYPPSIAFKAAEMQDGEKALLFLREIREMVFLQKKNITRWEFLEQAATSVGLDIARFKADYSGRAKELFEEYLRLGRELGVRGFPTMFFSDTLGSVEMVYGSKPYSVFENAILKLLPNASKTEYDPTWNAVFSKYESLTANEFSVLTGTPRNEAEAELDDLVESGALDKWTTKNGAIWTLKSDRH encoded by the coding sequence ATGAATGAAAACAATCCGTTAATCTGTGATCCAGAGAGTGGAATTTGTGAAATGCCAATCAGCAATGATAGCTCCGCCGAAAGCAGTTCACTACAAGCCCAAACCAAACCGATTAAAATCATTTATTACACGGATCCCATTTGCTCTTCTTGTTGGGGCATCGAACCCCAATTGAGGAAGTTAAAATTGGAGTATGGAGACTATATCGACATTGAATACAGAATGGGAGGGCTATTGCCCGACTGGAGTTACAACAGTGGCGGAATTAGCAAACCTTCTGATGTGGCCCATCATTGGGATGAAGTAAGTGTTTATTACGATATGCCCATTGACGGTGATCTTTGGCTGGAAGACCCTTTGTCCTCTTCATACCCACCTTCCATCGCGTTTAAAGCCGCAGAAATGCAAGACGGTGAAAAAGCCCTCTTATTTCTTCGAGAAATACGTGAGATGGTTTTCCTCCAAAAAAAGAACATAACCCGATGGGAATTTCTAGAGCAAGCTGCGACAAGTGTCGGTCTTGATATTGCTCGATTCAAGGCAGACTACAGTGGAAGAGCGAAAGAACTCTTTGAAGAATATCTGAGATTGGGCAGAGAGTTAGGCGTTAGAGGTTTTCCAACCATGTTCTTTTCGGACACTCTTGGAAGTGTAGAAATGGTATATGGATCAAAACCCTATTCCGTCTTTGAAAACGCAATCCTAAAGTTGCTTCCCAACGCTTCCAAAACCGAGTATGATCCAACTTGGAATGCTGTCTTTTCAAAATATGAATCCTTGACTGCAAATGAATTTTCAGTACTCACTGGCACACCCCGAAACGAAGCAGAAGCGGAGCTAGACGATTTAGTGGAGAGTGGAGCTTTGGACAAATGGACCACGAAGAATGGTGCAATCTGGACGTTGAAAAGCGATCGTCATTGA
- the msrB gene encoding peptide-methionine (R)-S-oxide reductase MsrB: MKLTQILTLGMMTFFVACNAQEQKSNGGHASATTSNEMGYNVEKSDSAWRASLTDAQYRVLREKGTERPHTGEYNLHFENGIYTCAGCGAELFSSEAKFDSHCGWPSFDKALSSNTVVEIPDSSHGMVRTEIVCANCGGHLGHVFDDGPTETGMRYCINSVSLGFEEESSSSSEEK, encoded by the coding sequence ATGAAACTGACACAGATATTGACTTTGGGAATGATGACTTTCTTTGTTGCCTGCAATGCGCAAGAGCAGAAATCGAATGGAGGTCATGCTTCTGCCACAACTTCAAATGAAATGGGATATAACGTAGAGAAAAGCGATAGCGCCTGGAGAGCCAGTTTAACGGATGCTCAGTACAGAGTTCTAAGAGAGAAAGGCACAGAGCGACCACATACTGGAGAGTACAATCTTCATTTTGAAAACGGAATTTACACCTGCGCAGGATGTGGCGCCGAGTTGTTCTCAAGCGAAGCCAAATTCGATTCGCACTGTGGTTGGCCGAGCTTCGACAAGGCTTTGAGCTCGAATACAGTCGTTGAAATTCCCGACAGTAGTCATGGTATGGTTCGCACCGAAATTGTTTGTGCTAACTGTGGAGGTCACTTGGGTCATGTTTTTGATGACGGTCCAACAGAAACCGGAATGCGATACTGCATAAACTCCGTTTCCTTAGGCTTTGAAGAAGAAAGTTCTTCATCCTCTGAAGAAAAATAG
- a CDS encoding diacylglycerol/polyprenol kinase family protein, whose amino-acid sequence MNVLVLLGMSVAFLSLFAISEWLYVKGKVAVEITRKISHIGTGILTLVFPVVLTNHWEVLILCSSFLILLVLSIRFEFLKGINNVERTTYGSVLYPVAVYLVYLVYAETGNLGHFYAPILILAICDPVAALVGRRWPLIPFSVAGETKTVAGSVAFSLSAFFITGIIWMMESEPLSVQSIFTVLAIALISALTEAVSRKGWDNLSIPLSVLLVIWMGS is encoded by the coding sequence ATGAATGTGCTCGTATTATTGGGAATGTCGGTTGCCTTTTTAAGCTTATTTGCCATTTCTGAATGGCTATATGTTAAGGGAAAAGTGGCTGTCGAAATCACGAGGAAAATTAGCCATATCGGAACGGGAATTCTAACGCTCGTCTTTCCAGTCGTATTGACCAATCATTGGGAGGTGTTGATTTTATGTAGTTCATTTTTGATACTCTTGGTATTGAGTATTCGCTTTGAATTCTTGAAGGGAATCAACAATGTTGAAAGGACCACGTATGGAAGTGTTCTCTATCCCGTAGCGGTTTACCTCGTATATCTGGTGTACGCAGAAACTGGGAATCTTGGACATTTTTATGCACCGATTCTCATTCTCGCTATTTGTGATCCTGTGGCGGCACTGGTGGGAAGAAGGTGGCCTTTAATTCCGTTTTCAGTGGCTGGTGAAACGAAGACGGTTGCGGGTAGTGTTGCCTTCAGCCTGTCGGCCTTTTTTATTACCGGAATCATTTGGATGATGGAAAGTGAACCTCTGTCGGTTCAATCCATTTTCACAGTATTGGCTATTGCATTGATTTCAGCACTTACAGAAGCGGTGTCGCGGAAGGGATGGGACAACTTGTCTATTCCGCTCTCCGTTCTGTTGGTGATTTGGATGGGATCATAA
- a CDS encoding hydroxymethylglutaryl-CoA reductase, which translates to MKSKINLDRVPFVQNIERENLSLFTSLDSELSFITREKVKGRLSVSDSLDLNVIRERIAFLTSNTAFTDGFTTGSEQNLDHSLLKGNIENFIGMTQVPTGVMGPVKVRGSHANGEFFVPLATSEGALVASYHRGAKACYEAGGVRSICVSQGVQRSPMFLFESVISASKFVQWVAENENHFVEITQTKSRFAQLKGVSVNMEGNAVTLLLNFYTGDAAGQNMVTICTDAICTFIIQNSLLTPTRWYVEGNLSGDKKATSRALQGVRGKKVVTEIDIPKEVVSSVLKSTPENIARYWHHSTMNVIQSGAIGSQGHYANGLAAIFLATGQDVACVSEASIGITRMSVNEEGGLYVSVTLPNLIVGTVGGGTSLPTQKECLEMMGCFGLGKAVKFAEICGAVVLCGEISIAAALAEGHFTSAHQKLGRK; encoded by the coding sequence ATGAAATCCAAGATAAACCTAGATAGAGTTCCGTTCGTTCAGAATATCGAACGGGAGAATTTGTCGCTGTTCACTTCGCTCGATTCGGAATTGAGTTTTATTACCAGAGAGAAGGTGAAAGGAAGATTGTCTGTTTCAGATTCACTCGACTTGAATGTGATTCGCGAACGGATTGCGTTTCTGACGTCCAATACGGCATTCACGGATGGATTTACAACGGGGAGTGAGCAAAACCTCGACCATTCATTGCTGAAGGGAAACATCGAGAATTTTATTGGAATGACACAAGTGCCTACAGGAGTAATGGGACCTGTAAAAGTACGAGGTAGTCACGCAAATGGCGAGTTCTTTGTCCCACTTGCAACAAGTGAAGGTGCTTTAGTGGCCTCTTACCACAGAGGTGCCAAAGCCTGTTATGAAGCGGGTGGAGTACGATCCATCTGCGTTAGTCAAGGTGTTCAGCGAAGTCCGATGTTTCTGTTTGAATCTGTGATCTCGGCCTCCAAATTTGTTCAGTGGGTAGCAGAAAATGAGAATCACTTTGTTGAGATCACCCAAACGAAGAGTCGCTTTGCCCAATTGAAAGGGGTTTCTGTGAATATGGAGGGGAATGCGGTGACTTTGTTGCTGAACTTCTATACGGGAGATGCGGCTGGACAAAATATGGTGACGATATGCACGGATGCCATCTGTACCTTCATCATTCAAAATTCACTACTGACACCTACAAGGTGGTACGTGGAAGGGAATTTATCAGGAGATAAAAAGGCGACTTCTCGTGCGTTGCAAGGAGTGAGGGGGAAGAAGGTCGTTACAGAAATAGACATTCCGAAAGAAGTTGTGTCATCCGTTCTCAAATCTACGCCCGAGAACATTGCCCGATATTGGCATCACAGCACGATGAATGTCATTCAATCTGGAGCCATTGGATCTCAGGGACATTATGCCAATGGATTGGCCGCTATTTTTCTAGCTACGGGACAAGATGTCGCTTGTGTTTCTGAGGCTTCCATAGGGATTACGAGAATGAGCGTAAATGAAGAGGGTGGACTTTACGTCTCTGTCACTTTACCCAACCTGATTGTGGGTACAGTAGGAGGGGGGACTTCACTTCCTACTCAAAAGGAGTGCCTGGAAATGATGGGGTGCTTTGGTCTTGGTAAAGCGGTAAAGTTTGCTGAAATCTGTGGAGCAGTAGTGCTATGTGGTGAAATTTCCATTGCGGCCGCACTAGCTGAAGGGCATTTCACCAGTGCTCATCAAAAATTGGGTCGAAAATGA
- a CDS encoding phosphatidate cytidylyltransferase — translation MQIFLTILGVLSAVGGGMTALAVRLNPLERWNKWLKYAVYLLFVFGLFFWLDMPRTSRMIAFGGVSLIGLIEFVRAIRLKASVREYLWPIAAYIFLLVGFVRAAGLSHQILGPVLMAVIVFDSFSQLTGQLVGRSKLIPSISPGKTTEGFIGGWIAVLIVAIFEYMNHLSIATGLATELVLSSVLAVLAFVGDILASVIKRKLGLKDYSHWIPGHGGVNDRFDSLIFTLAIVAYATLLTQ, via the coding sequence ATGCAAATATTTCTTACGATTCTTGGCGTGCTTTCCGCGGTAGGCGGAGGCATGACGGCTCTCGCTGTGCGGTTAAATCCACTTGAGCGATGGAACAAGTGGTTGAAGTATGCCGTGTATCTCCTCTTCGTTTTTGGATTGTTCTTCTGGCTGGATATGCCTAGAACATCTCGAATGATTGCCTTTGGGGGTGTTTCACTCATCGGACTGATTGAGTTTGTTCGTGCCATTCGACTAAAAGCTAGCGTTCGTGAATACCTATGGCCCATCGCAGCTTATATCTTCTTACTAGTAGGTTTTGTGAGGGCTGCTGGTCTTTCTCATCAAATCCTAGGTCCCGTTCTTATGGCCGTGATTGTATTTGACAGTTTTTCACAACTCACAGGACAACTGGTAGGACGTTCAAAGCTGATTCCTAGTATTAGTCCAGGTAAAACCACGGAAGGGTTTATAGGAGGGTGGATAGCTGTATTGATCGTGGCTATTTTCGAGTACATGAACCACTTGAGCATTGCCACTGGATTGGCTACAGAGCTTGTATTGTCAAGTGTTTTAGCAGTCTTGGCATTTGTGGGAGATATCCTCGCCTCGGTGATAAAGCGCAAGCTTGGCCTAAAAGACTATAGTCATTGGATACCCGGACATGGTGGCGTGAATGATCGCTTTGACAGCTTGATCTTCACCCTTGCAATTGTGGCTTATGCCACTTTACTAACCCAATAA
- a CDS encoding CDP-alcohol phosphatidyltransferase family protein, with amino-acid sequence MNLSKTWANLPNALSVYRILAFPVLLYCIYAKLESPFVGLIVANLISDILDGFIARRFNLETELGARLDSMADNGTYIAAILGLFTFKWEALEPHLASFLLFIGMFLSTVVFALIKFKRLPSLHLYSMKIGGYIQGGFFFVTFVFDFYESYYYFMLIWGLMAFTEHLLVQAVLPEMRSNAKGLYWVLKK; translated from the coding sequence ATGAACCTCTCCAAAACGTGGGCGAATCTGCCCAATGCGTTGTCGGTATATCGCATACTGGCATTTCCCGTCTTACTGTATTGCATCTATGCCAAGTTAGAGTCGCCGTTCGTTGGGCTCATTGTTGCCAATCTGATCAGTGACATCTTAGATGGTTTTATCGCGAGACGATTCAACCTCGAAACAGAACTAGGAGCTCGATTGGACTCCATGGCAGATAATGGAACTTATATCGCTGCTATTCTCGGACTCTTCACTTTTAAATGGGAGGCCTTAGAACCTCATTTAGCGAGCTTTCTCTTGTTCATCGGGATGTTTCTTTCCACAGTGGTGTTCGCTCTTATCAAGTTTAAGCGACTTCCAAGTTTGCATTTGTATTCCATGAAAATTGGAGGCTACATTCAGGGTGGATTTTTTTTCGTGACTTTCGTCTTCGATTTCTACGAAAGCTATTACTATTTCATGCTGATATGGGGTTTAATGGCTTTTACTGAACACCTTTTAGTGCAAGCGGTTCTTCCGGAAATGAGATCCAATGCCAAGGGCCTATATTGGGTTCTTAAAAAGTAA